Proteins co-encoded in one Pyxidicoccus xibeiensis genomic window:
- a CDS encoding phosphatase PAP2 family protein codes for MSTVDAAVTRLFGLLLLLGACFLGFIALSDEVSEGETQDVDERVLRMLRDPADPSVPRGPWWLAVSAEEVTALGGVTVLFLVTLAVCGYLLLARRYRTLLLVLVATLGGGLLNTLLKQLFSRPRPSVVPHLTEVMTQSFPSGHAMLSATVYLTLGALLAQLAERRRLKAYILGVALLLPGMVGMTRVYLGVHYPTDVLAGWVAGLAWALLTALVARALHRRSPALRAEARRPVE; via the coding sequence ATGTCGACTGTGGACGCGGCGGTGACGCGGCTCTTCGGGCTGCTGCTGTTGCTGGGGGCGTGCTTCCTGGGCTTCATCGCCCTCTCCGACGAGGTGTCCGAGGGCGAGACGCAGGACGTCGACGAGCGCGTGCTGCGCATGCTGAGAGACCCGGCCGACCCGTCCGTCCCCCGGGGGCCCTGGTGGCTGGCGGTGTCGGCGGAGGAGGTGACGGCGCTCGGCGGCGTGACGGTGCTGTTCCTCGTCACCCTGGCGGTGTGTGGCTATCTCCTGCTGGCCCGGCGCTACCGGACGCTGCTGCTGGTGCTGGTGGCGACGCTGGGCGGCGGGCTGCTCAATACCCTGCTCAAGCAGCTCTTCTCCCGGCCCCGGCCCTCGGTGGTGCCGCACCTCACGGAGGTGATGACCCAGAGCTTCCCGAGCGGCCACGCCATGCTGTCGGCCACCGTCTACCTCACGCTGGGGGCGCTGCTGGCGCAGCTCGCCGAGCGCCGCCGGCTCAAGGCCTACATCCTGGGCGTGGCCCTGCTGCTGCCGGGCATGGTGGGGATGACGCGGGTGTACCTGGGCGTGCACTACCCGACGGACGTGCTCGCGGGCTGGGTGGCGGGGCTGGCGTGGGCGCTGCTCACCGCCCTGGTGGCCCGGGCCCTCCACCGCCGCAGCCCCGCCCTGCGCGCGGAGGCCCGGCGTCCGGTGGAGTAG
- a CDS encoding ExbD/TolR family protein yields the protein MATSRRTYVRPQGDMQSDINVTPLVDVVLVLLIIFMVVTPLLNRELAVQLPQVSETPEPPPTAADKPWVVGLTPEGRLTLNDEPVDDADYVARLKEVLDKRPRGQRHVFFKVEDRAGYGRLVTALDGAKAAGAEELGVLTD from the coding sequence ATGGCAACCTCGAGAAGGACGTACGTGCGCCCCCAGGGGGACATGCAGTCGGACATCAACGTCACGCCGCTGGTGGACGTGGTGCTCGTGCTGCTCATCATCTTCATGGTCGTCACCCCGTTGCTGAACCGGGAGCTCGCCGTGCAGCTCCCGCAGGTGTCGGAGACGCCGGAGCCGCCTCCCACCGCCGCGGACAAGCCCTGGGTGGTGGGCCTCACGCCCGAGGGCCGCCTCACGCTGAACGACGAGCCCGTGGACGACGCGGACTACGTGGCCCGCCTGAAGGAAGTCTTGGACAAGCGGCCCCGGGGCCAGCGGCACGTGTTCTTCAAGGTGGAGGACCGCGCGGGCTACGGCCGGCTGGTGACGGCCCTGGACGGGGCGAAGGCCGCGGGAGCGGAGGAGCTGGGCGTCCTCACGGACTGA
- a CDS encoding ExbD/TolR family protein — MGMSAGGGRGRIKSDINVTPLVDVVLVLLIIFMVVTPMMERGKDVELPKATQVEPEKQDDPLVLSVMPDRKVFVEAEAYPDDAAFQARLQEELRAKPGRRFLLKADQSLSCGDIRRVAKLARVAGVEKLSFGVETPESL, encoded by the coding sequence ATGGGAATGTCCGCCGGTGGTGGCCGGGGTCGAATCAAGAGCGACATCAACGTCACCCCGCTCGTCGATGTGGTGTTGGTCCTCCTCATCATCTTCATGGTCGTCACCCCCATGATGGAGCGGGGGAAGGACGTGGAGCTGCCCAAGGCGACCCAGGTGGAGCCGGAGAAGCAGGACGACCCGCTGGTCCTCTCGGTGATGCCGGACCGCAAGGTGTTCGTGGAGGCGGAAGCCTACCCCGACGACGCGGCCTTCCAGGCCCGGCTCCAGGAGGAGCTGCGGGCGAAGCCGGGGCGCCGCTTCCTCCTCAAGGCCGACCAGTCCCTGTCCTGTGGCGACATCCGTCGGGTCGCGAAGCTCGCGCGCGTCGCCGGGGTGGAGAAGCTGTCCTTCGGCGTGGAAACCCCCGAGTCCCTCTAG
- a CDS encoding DUF5683 domain-containing protein — MMTEAIRERRFNPLIAGVLSVLFPGLGQLYKGQLIRAILWFCFVGAGYFLLVVPGVILHVLCVLGAAFGSAGSDRIRLRR; from the coding sequence ATGATGACCGAGGCCATCCGAGAGCGCCGCTTCAATCCCCTCATCGCCGGGGTGCTGTCCGTGCTGTTCCCGGGCCTGGGCCAGCTCTACAAGGGCCAGCTCATCCGGGCCATCCTCTGGTTCTGCTTTGTGGGCGCGGGCTACTTCCTGCTCGTCGTCCCCGGCGTCATCCTCCACGTGCTCTGCGTGCTCGGGGCGGCGTTCGGCAGCGCGGGCAGCGACCGTATCCGGCTGAGACGCTAG
- a CDS encoding NAD-dependent succinate-semialdehyde dehydrogenase produces MPIATIDPTSGKTLRTFATHTAEELEAKLQLAEDTFRTYRLTSFAERATWMRRAAELLEAEAGRYGRIMTEEMGKPLEAAKAEARKCATACRYYVTKAEGFLRDQQIEVGGDRAFVRYQPLGPVLAIMPWNFPFWQVVRFAAPALMAGNVGLLKHAHNVPQCALALEEVFLQAGFPRGAFQALMIETSEVNRVIEDRRVRAVTLTGSEGAGRAVGAAAGKAIKKVVLELGGSDPFIVMPSADLDKAVETAVTARLINNGQSCIAAKRFIVAESIYPEFERRFVERMKRITVGDPMDPKTDLGPLATEGILKGLQAQVEESVKAGTRLLLGGKPLERPGNFYPATVLADPPPQAPAFHDELFGPVATLLRARDVEHALELANATPFGLGASVWTRDEAEQRRFIDGIDSGMVFVNEMVASDPRLPFGGVKHSGHGRELAGVGIHEFVNMKTVRIATTAASQQPQPPRGAASE; encoded by the coding sequence ATGCCCATTGCCACCATCGACCCGACCAGCGGCAAGACGCTGCGCACCTTCGCCACGCACACCGCCGAGGAGCTGGAGGCGAAGCTCCAGCTCGCGGAGGACACGTTCCGCACGTACCGCCTCACCTCGTTCGCCGAGCGCGCCACCTGGATGCGGCGCGCGGCGGAGCTGCTGGAGGCGGAAGCCGGCCGCTACGGCCGCATCATGACGGAGGAGATGGGCAAGCCGCTGGAGGCCGCCAAGGCGGAGGCGCGCAAGTGCGCCACGGCGTGCCGCTACTACGTCACCAAGGCCGAAGGGTTCCTGAGGGACCAGCAGATTGAGGTGGGCGGCGACAGGGCCTTCGTGCGCTACCAGCCGCTGGGGCCGGTGCTGGCCATCATGCCGTGGAACTTCCCCTTCTGGCAGGTGGTGCGCTTCGCCGCCCCGGCGCTGATGGCGGGCAACGTGGGGCTGCTCAAGCACGCGCACAACGTGCCGCAGTGCGCGCTGGCGCTGGAGGAGGTCTTCCTCCAGGCCGGCTTCCCGCGCGGGGCGTTCCAGGCGCTGATGATTGAGACGTCCGAGGTGAACCGCGTCATCGAGGACCGGCGGGTGCGCGCGGTGACGCTCACCGGCAGCGAGGGCGCGGGCCGGGCGGTGGGCGCGGCGGCGGGCAAGGCCATCAAGAAGGTGGTGCTGGAGCTGGGCGGCAGCGACCCGTTCATCGTCATGCCCAGCGCGGACCTGGACAAGGCGGTGGAGACGGCGGTGACGGCGCGGCTCATCAACAACGGCCAGTCGTGCATCGCCGCCAAGCGCTTCATCGTCGCGGAGTCCATCTACCCCGAGTTCGAGCGCCGCTTCGTGGAGCGCATGAAGCGCATCACCGTGGGCGACCCGATGGACCCGAAGACGGACCTGGGCCCGCTGGCCACCGAGGGCATCCTCAAGGGGCTCCAGGCGCAGGTGGAGGAGAGCGTGAAGGCCGGGACGCGGCTGCTGCTGGGGGGCAAGCCCCTGGAGCGGCCGGGGAACTTCTACCCCGCCACCGTGCTGGCGGACCCGCCGCCGCAGGCCCCCGCGTTCCATGACGAGCTGTTCGGCCCGGTGGCCACGCTGCTGCGCGCGCGCGACGTGGAGCATGCGCTCGAGCTGGCGAATGCGACGCCCTTCGGGCTGGGCGCCAGCGTGTGGACGCGCGACGAGGCGGAGCAGCGCCGGTTCATCGATGGCATCGACTCGGGCATGGTGTTCGTCAACGAAATGGTGGCGTCGGACCCGCGGCTGCCGTTCGGTGGCGTGAAGCACTCGGGCCACGGCCGCGAGCTGGCGGGCGTGGGCATCCACGAGTTCGTGAACATGAAGACGGTGCGGATTGCGACCACGGCGGCGTCGCAGCAGCCGCAGCCTCCGCGCGGGGCGGCCAGCGAGTAG
- a CDS encoding sigma-54-dependent transcriptional regulator yields MEDNAESRGLGPEAIRALRGEQSRASFARLLGVTPLTVYRWELPDDAPQARRPRGRVAQALRQLAQGGPAARASATSQRQELRPEESARLTPCLARLERAEWRAAEEELLALGASGVLRTPGARALAAVGLAYLQRWGREDCRGAFATLLPHMEEAAAGVLPEAVELQVHALAANLYAAPDGKLFDVEKADAHIARAEALLVTHDSPEVRCHLRIAELASAFYLGEAERITRCAGRMAASMVGVKDPVLRLLAEDACAHESAIRGESAQATRRFREVAQGAARLGYPFLEARNLSFLAQRRLEESCEPAEALQLVRRAREAAYGGRMARGFSFIFTARAEAEALLRLARYAEAEAVLDEADAVIEELSWTPLHLVVPRAVLALVTGRHAELRKFASRLAAYSGPIQRALTGAYALFAEAMADFAEGHRQRAAERFAATGARVVELGGWPYLRRECLVYEAGARAFAGQLQEGRVVLRRARVFLERMPSAGHSAVLHRFEGILLALEGRTREAREQTEASLATSRLAGDVSMVAFTRHLLSQLARLEGDPASEELLAASEAELRRLGMAIPGDFTQSVPRLPPAASAVPGASPGPGRLGAEALVVPFERLSVRGMGAPLIQRELLGVLEGLFPSGAPRLEELDSQGRATLLAGPATPVATDAVEFGDGCGRRLRLGVAGPLPADGRALLTALSRLGGFALEVAALRGFAQVEATALLDDAEAERDTELPGFIAASPSMKRLRSELASLSSSRATVIVTGESGAGKEVVARALHTLSTRAQRPYVAFNCAAVPRELFEGQLFGYRRGAYTGATTDHPGVIRAAHGGTLFLDEIGELPLEVQPKLLRFLENGEVFPLGEIRPVEVDVRVVAATHRDLAQLVREGRFREDLYYRLQVVPVRVPPLRERREDVLALARHFVRQLTPEGQQPPQLGPDALAALVAHPWPGNVRELRNVLERSMAYGPLPTVLGAEQMRIAG; encoded by the coding sequence ATGGAGGACAACGCGGAGTCGCGCGGGCTGGGCCCGGAGGCCATCCGTGCGCTGCGGGGTGAGCAGAGCCGGGCCTCCTTCGCCCGCCTGCTGGGCGTCACACCCCTCACCGTCTACCGCTGGGAGCTGCCGGACGACGCCCCCCAGGCACGCCGCCCTCGCGGCCGGGTGGCCCAGGCCCTCCGTCAGCTCGCCCAGGGTGGCCCCGCCGCCCGCGCCTCCGCCACCTCCCAGCGCCAGGAGCTGCGCCCCGAGGAGTCCGCGCGGCTGACGCCGTGCCTCGCCCGGCTGGAGCGCGCGGAGTGGCGGGCGGCCGAGGAGGAGCTGCTCGCCCTGGGCGCCTCGGGCGTGCTGCGGACGCCGGGCGCACGCGCGCTGGCGGCGGTGGGCCTGGCCTACCTCCAGCGCTGGGGACGCGAGGACTGCCGGGGCGCCTTCGCCACCCTGCTGCCCCACATGGAGGAAGCCGCCGCGGGCGTGCTGCCGGAGGCCGTGGAGCTCCAGGTCCACGCGCTGGCGGCCAACCTGTACGCCGCGCCGGACGGCAAGCTGTTCGACGTGGAGAAGGCCGACGCGCACATCGCCCGCGCGGAGGCGCTGCTCGTCACCCATGACAGCCCGGAGGTGCGCTGCCACCTGCGCATCGCGGAGCTGGCCAGCGCCTTCTACCTGGGCGAGGCGGAGCGCATCACCCGGTGCGCCGGGCGCATGGCGGCGTCGATGGTCGGCGTGAAGGACCCGGTGCTGCGCCTGCTGGCCGAGGACGCCTGCGCGCACGAGTCCGCCATCCGCGGCGAGTCCGCCCAGGCCACGCGCCGCTTCCGCGAGGTGGCCCAGGGCGCGGCACGGCTGGGCTACCCCTTCCTGGAGGCGCGCAACCTGTCCTTCCTCGCGCAGCGCCGCCTGGAGGAGTCGTGCGAGCCGGCGGAGGCGCTCCAGCTGGTGCGCCGCGCGCGCGAGGCCGCGTACGGCGGGCGCATGGCGCGCGGGTTCTCCTTCATCTTCACCGCGCGCGCGGAGGCCGAGGCCCTGCTGCGCCTGGCGCGCTACGCGGAAGCCGAGGCCGTGCTGGACGAGGCGGACGCCGTCATCGAGGAGCTGAGCTGGACGCCGCTGCACCTCGTCGTGCCGCGCGCGGTGCTGGCGCTCGTCACCGGCCGCCACGCGGAGCTGCGCAAGTTCGCCTCGCGGCTGGCCGCATACTCCGGCCCCATCCAGCGGGCCCTCACCGGCGCCTATGCCCTCTTCGCGGAGGCCATGGCGGACTTCGCCGAGGGCCACCGCCAGCGCGCCGCCGAGCGCTTCGCCGCCACCGGGGCGCGCGTGGTGGAGCTGGGCGGCTGGCCCTACCTGCGCCGCGAGTGCCTGGTGTACGAGGCGGGCGCGCGCGCCTTCGCGGGCCAGCTGCAGGAGGGGCGCGTGGTGCTGCGGCGCGCGCGCGTCTTCCTGGAGCGGATGCCCTCCGCCGGGCACTCGGCGGTGCTGCACCGGTTCGAGGGCATCCTGCTGGCGCTGGAGGGCCGCACGCGCGAGGCCCGGGAGCAGACGGAGGCCTCGCTGGCCACCTCCCGCCTCGCGGGGGACGTGTCCATGGTCGCCTTCACCCGCCACCTGCTGTCGCAGCTGGCGAGGCTGGAGGGAGACCCCGCGTCCGAGGAGCTGCTGGCCGCCAGCGAGGCGGAGCTGCGCCGGCTGGGCATGGCCATTCCCGGGGACTTCACCCAGTCCGTCCCGCGCCTGCCCCCGGCCGCCAGCGCGGTACCGGGCGCGAGTCCGGGCCCGGGGCGGCTGGGCGCGGAAGCATTGGTGGTGCCCTTCGAGCGGCTGTCGGTGCGCGGCATGGGCGCGCCCCTCATCCAGCGCGAGCTGCTCGGCGTGCTGGAGGGCCTGTTCCCCAGCGGCGCGCCGCGCCTGGAGGAGCTGGACTCCCAGGGCCGGGCCACGCTGCTGGCCGGCCCCGCCACGCCCGTGGCCACGGACGCGGTGGAGTTCGGAGACGGGTGTGGCCGCAGGCTGCGCCTGGGCGTGGCGGGCCCGCTGCCGGCGGACGGCCGCGCGCTGCTCACCGCGCTGTCCCGCCTGGGCGGCTTCGCGCTGGAGGTGGCGGCGCTGCGGGGCTTCGCGCAGGTGGAGGCCACCGCCCTGCTGGACGACGCGGAGGCCGAGCGGGACACGGAGCTGCCGGGCTTCATCGCCGCGTCGCCCTCCATGAAGCGGCTGCGCTCGGAGCTGGCGAGCCTGTCCTCCAGCCGGGCCACAGTCATCGTCACGGGCGAGTCGGGCGCCGGCAAGGAGGTGGTGGCGCGAGCGCTCCACACGCTGTCCACCCGCGCGCAGCGGCCGTACGTGGCCTTCAACTGCGCCGCGGTGCCCCGGGAGCTCTTCGAGGGGCAGCTCTTCGGCTACCGGCGCGGCGCCTACACCGGCGCCACCACGGACCACCCGGGCGTCATCCGCGCCGCGCACGGCGGCACCCTCTTCCTGGACGAGATTGGCGAGCTCCCCCTGGAGGTGCAGCCCAAGCTGCTGCGCTTCCTGGAGAACGGCGAAGTGTTTCCCCTGGGAGAGATTCGGCCGGTGGAGGTGGACGTGCGGGTGGTGGCGGCCACGCACCGGGATCTGGCCCAGCTGGTGCGCGAGGGCCGCTTCCGCGAGGACCTCTACTACCGACTCCAGGTGGTGCCGGTGCGGGTGCCTCCGCTGCGAGAGCGGCGGGAGGACGTGCTGGCGCTGGCCCGGCACTTCGTGCGGCAGCTCACCCCCGAGGGACAGCAGCCGCCGCAGCTGGGCCCGGACGCGCTGGCGGCGCTGGTGGCCCACCCGTGGCCCGGCAACGTGCGCGAGCTGCGAAACGTGCTCGAGCGCTCGATGGCGTATGGGCCGCTGCCGACGGTGCTCGGGGCGGAGCAGATGCGCATCGCGGGCTGA
- a CDS encoding COX15/CtaA family protein, which produces MNHAASSRRFQVFSLATLAYTLGVILWGAFVRATGSGAGCGDHWPVCNGQVVPREPTVATLIEYTHRLTSGLAMVLAVVLCVWAVLTHVKGHPARRAAGWALFFMVTEALVGAGIVLLKYVADNASVGRALWMGVHLVNTFLLVGAQWLVVWFSRGHAPLRLRGQGGVGALLGTSVAGLMLLGVSGAVAALGDTLFPAESLAHGLQQDLSETAHVLIRLRVWHPVLAVFTGALLVVVSRWVARLRPSAGVRRSATAIIIIYAAQLCAGLVNLVLLAPVWMQLVHLLLADFVWMAVVSLCAAGLAADAPRAEAVPERAPASSVEPV; this is translated from the coding sequence ATGAACCACGCCGCCTCGTCCCGCCGGTTCCAGGTCTTCAGCCTCGCGACGCTCGCCTACACGTTGGGGGTGATTCTGTGGGGTGCCTTCGTGCGGGCCACGGGCTCCGGGGCGGGGTGTGGGGACCACTGGCCGGTGTGCAACGGGCAGGTGGTGCCGCGCGAGCCCACCGTGGCGACGCTCATCGAATACACGCACCGGCTGACGAGCGGCCTGGCGATGGTGCTGGCGGTGGTGCTGTGTGTGTGGGCCGTGCTGACACACGTGAAGGGCCACCCGGCGCGGCGCGCGGCGGGGTGGGCGCTGTTCTTCATGGTGACCGAGGCGCTGGTGGGCGCGGGCATCGTCCTCTTGAAGTACGTGGCGGACAACGCGTCGGTGGGCCGGGCGCTGTGGATGGGCGTGCACCTGGTGAACACGTTCCTGCTGGTGGGGGCGCAGTGGCTGGTGGTGTGGTTCTCACGCGGGCACGCGCCGCTGCGGCTGCGCGGGCAGGGCGGGGTGGGCGCGCTGCTGGGCACGAGCGTGGCGGGGCTGATGCTGCTGGGCGTGAGCGGCGCGGTGGCGGCGCTGGGTGACACGCTCTTCCCAGCGGAGAGCCTGGCGCACGGACTCCAGCAGGACCTGTCGGAGACGGCGCACGTGCTCATCCGGCTGCGGGTGTGGCACCCGGTGCTGGCGGTCTTCACGGGGGCGCTGCTGGTGGTGGTGTCGCGGTGGGTGGCGCGGCTGCGGCCCTCGGCGGGGGTGCGCCGCTCGGCCACGGCCATCATCATTATATATGCGGCGCAGCTGTGCGCCGGGCTGGTCAACCTGGTGCTGCTGGCGCCGGTGTGGATGCAGCTGGTGCACCTGCTGCTGGCGGACTTCGTGTGGATGGCGGTGGTGTCGCTGTGCGCGGCGGGGCTGGCGGCGGATGCGCCCCGGGCCGAGGCGGTGCCGGAGCGTGCGCCGGCTTCCAGCGTGGAGCCGGTGTAG
- a CDS encoding ABC transporter permease/substrate-binding protein: MRRPSGQLVGISLLLALVVAACGGGASSSGDGTPTVRVGSKKFTESVILGDAVTQLARSTGARAEHRRELGGTTVLWEALRRGELDVYPEYTGTLRQELLSGRNLPDDAALRGALEAEGLRMSAPLGFNNTYALGMKEAEAERLGIRRISDLQQHPELRFGFSNEFMDRADGWPALRGRYRLPQREVRGLDHDLAYRGLESGALQVTDLYSTDAEIAAYGLRVLEDDLRHFPAYDAVLLYRADLEARAPEALAAIRRLEGRITEAEMVKLNARARLERVPEARVAADFLASALGVTAEVRGETLAARIGRRTREHLFLVVVSLAAAMSLAVPLGVLAARRPRLGQGVLGLAGVIQTVPSLALLVVMIPLLGIGSRPAIAALFLYSLLPILRNTAAGLAGIPLEVRESAEALGLPSLARLWRIELPMAAPSILAGIQTAAVINVGTATLGALVGAGGYGQPILTGIRLDDVGLILEGAVPAAALALLASGLFELVERAVVPRGLRLRAESESR; the protein is encoded by the coding sequence GTGAGGAGGCCATCGGGACAGCTCGTAGGTATCAGCCTGCTGCTCGCGCTGGTGGTGGCCGCGTGTGGCGGAGGAGCTTCCTCCTCCGGCGACGGCACGCCCACCGTGCGCGTGGGCTCCAAGAAGTTCACCGAGTCCGTCATCCTCGGAGACGCGGTGACGCAGCTCGCACGGAGCACGGGGGCACGCGCGGAGCACCGGCGCGAGCTGGGCGGCACCACCGTGCTCTGGGAGGCGCTGCGCCGGGGCGAGCTGGACGTGTACCCCGAGTACACCGGCACGCTGCGACAGGAGCTGCTGTCCGGCCGCAACCTGCCGGATGACGCCGCCCTGCGCGGCGCGCTGGAAGCCGAGGGACTGCGCATGAGCGCTCCACTGGGCTTCAACAACACCTACGCGCTGGGCATGAAGGAGGCCGAGGCCGAGCGCCTGGGCATCCGCCGCATCTCCGACCTCCAGCAGCACCCGGAGCTGCGCTTCGGCTTCAGCAACGAGTTCATGGACCGCGCCGACGGCTGGCCCGCCCTGAGAGGCCGCTATCGCCTGCCCCAGCGCGAGGTGCGCGGCCTGGACCACGACCTGGCCTACCGGGGACTGGAGAGCGGCGCGCTCCAGGTGACGGACCTGTACTCCACCGACGCGGAGATTGCCGCGTACGGGCTGCGCGTGCTGGAGGACGACCTGCGCCACTTCCCCGCGTACGACGCCGTGCTCCTGTACCGCGCGGACCTGGAAGCTCGCGCACCGGAGGCGCTGGCGGCCATTCGCCGGCTGGAGGGGCGCATCACCGAGGCGGAGATGGTGAAGCTCAACGCCCGCGCGCGGCTGGAGCGGGTCCCCGAGGCCCGCGTGGCCGCCGACTTCCTCGCGAGCGCGCTGGGCGTCACGGCCGAGGTGCGCGGAGAGACGCTGGCCGCGCGCATCGGCCGACGCACGCGTGAGCACCTGTTCCTCGTCGTCGTGTCGCTGGCGGCGGCCATGTCGCTCGCGGTGCCGCTGGGCGTGCTCGCCGCGCGCAGGCCCCGGCTGGGGCAGGGCGTGCTGGGGCTGGCCGGCGTCATCCAGACGGTGCCCTCGCTGGCGCTGCTGGTGGTGATGATTCCGCTGCTGGGCATCGGCTCGCGACCGGCCATCGCCGCGCTGTTCCTCTACAGCCTGCTGCCCATCCTCCGGAACACGGCGGCCGGGCTCGCCGGAATCCCGCTCGAAGTCCGCGAGTCCGCCGAGGCGCTCGGCCTGCCGTCCCTCGCGCGGCTGTGGCGCATCGAGCTGCCCATGGCCGCGCCGTCCATCCTCGCCGGCATCCAGACGGCCGCCGTCATCAACGTGGGCACCGCCACGCTCGGCGCGCTCGTGGGAGCAGGCGGCTACGGCCAGCCCATCCTCACCGGCATCCGGCTGGATGACGTGGGGCTCATCCTGGAGGGCGCCGTGCCCGCCGCCGCCCTGGCGCTGCTCGCCAGCGGCCTGTTCGAGCTGGTGGAGCGCGCCGTGGTGCCAAGGGGCCTGCGCCTGCGCGCGGAGTCGGAGTCGCGCTGA
- a CDS encoding ATP-binding cassette domain-containing protein, whose translation MYELQDVSKRFGSTQALHPLSLTVPTGRTTVLLGPSGCGKSTLVRLLNGLLHPDTGRVLFDGQPLPAGGDALLSVRHRVGYALQGGGLFPHLTGEENVTLMARHLRWPAARTRERLDALVELTRFPVDGLARYPAQLSGGQRQRVALMRALMLDPDVLLLDEPLGALDPLVRHELQTDLRAIFARLRKTVVLVTHDLAEAGFLGDGILLLRDGRVVQHGGLADLEARPADPFVTRFIQAQRPMPGGGAAA comes from the coding sequence GTGTACGAGCTGCAGGATGTCTCCAAGCGCTTCGGCTCCACGCAGGCGCTGCACCCGCTGAGCCTGACGGTGCCCACGGGGCGCACGACGGTGTTGCTCGGTCCGAGCGGCTGCGGCAAGTCCACCCTGGTGCGGCTGCTCAACGGCCTGCTGCACCCGGACACCGGCCGCGTCCTCTTCGATGGACAGCCGCTGCCCGCGGGGGGCGACGCGCTGCTCTCCGTGCGCCACCGCGTGGGCTATGCGCTCCAGGGGGGCGGGCTCTTCCCGCACCTCACGGGGGAGGAGAACGTCACGCTGATGGCGCGTCACCTGCGCTGGCCCGCCGCACGCACGCGGGAGCGGCTGGACGCGCTGGTGGAGCTGACGCGCTTTCCGGTGGATGGGCTGGCTCGCTATCCGGCGCAGCTGTCGGGTGGGCAGCGGCAGCGCGTGGCGTTGATGCGCGCGCTCATGCTGGACCCGGACGTGCTGCTGCTGGACGAGCCGCTGGGCGCGTTGGACCCGCTGGTGCGCCACGAGCTGCAGACGGACCTGCGAGCCATCTTCGCCCGGCTGCGCAAGACGGTGGTGCTGGTGACGCATGACCTGGCGGAGGCGGGGTTCCTGGGGGACGGCATCCTCCTGCTGCGCGACGGGCGCGTGGTGCAGCACGGTGGCCTCGCGGACCTGGAGGCGCGTCCCGCCGACCCGTTCGTCACCCGGTTCATCCAGGCCCAGCGGCCCATGCCCGGCGGAGGCGCGGCGGCGTGA
- a CDS encoding DUF4142 domain-containing protein: MTGMPGRAAGIAAALVVGLLVGSSAHADDSKKQERRIGEAAADRQLYVSKLVLLDAKQIALGELALQRSQDPQVRRLAKQLVADHRKHLGDLRTWAEGQSLQVAAIDLSAAEDEGVGGSGSAGIQEGYEERMEDVDERLDDAIGDAQEDVSEVREKTGEDFDKAFISRVVDDQEEGQKLVRDGLDTYRADAAFSLLLNRTGNVIDRQVEQGKRVEEALD; this comes from the coding sequence ATGACTGGAATGCCGGGTCGGGCCGCGGGCATCGCCGCCGCGCTGGTGGTGGGCCTGCTGGTGGGGAGCAGCGCTCACGCGGATGACTCGAAGAAACAGGAGCGCCGCATTGGCGAGGCGGCCGCGGACCGCCAGCTGTACGTGAGCAAGCTCGTCCTCCTCGATGCCAAGCAGATTGCCCTGGGGGAGCTGGCGCTCCAGCGCTCCCAGGACCCGCAGGTGCGGCGGCTCGCGAAGCAGCTGGTGGCGGACCACCGGAAGCACCTGGGCGACCTGCGGACCTGGGCGGAGGGCCAGTCGCTGCAGGTCGCCGCGATTGACCTGTCCGCCGCGGAGGATGAGGGCGTGGGCGGCTCCGGCAGCGCCGGCATCCAGGAGGGCTACGAGGAGCGCATGGAGGACGTGGACGAGCGCCTGGACGACGCCATCGGTGACGCCCAGGAGGACGTGAGCGAGGTGCGGGAGAAGACGGGCGAGGACTTCGACAAGGCCTTCATCTCGCGCGTCGTGGACGACCAGGAGGAGGGCCAGAAGCTGGTGCGGGACGGGCTGGATACCTACCGGGCCGATGCCGCGTTCAGCCTCCTGCTCAACCGCACGGGCAACGTCATCGACCGCCAGGTGGAGCAAGGCAAGCGCGTGGAGGAGGCGCTCGACTGA